The Pseudobacteroides sp. genome has a window encoding:
- the flgK gene encoding flagellar hook-associated protein FlgK, which yields MGVSFASIEIARSGLYVNDRGLSVTGHNISNVNTPGYVRQQLVLKDSHYQKESGYELGLGADVQKIRQIRHSFLDNVYRIESESLGYWETREKTFTDIQAIMGEPMNDGLQTVMNQYWDSWHELSKNPESLTTRALVRQRGESLVHYMNHLGNQFDKLQSDLDSEIRIKVAEINGITKNIADLNVKILSIETAGDSANDLRDQRNLLLDRVSKLADCVINETQDGQIDITIGGYFLVNRGVSERLKIVENEPGSMFSAVALEKTGTIVPIKNGVIKGLMESRGEVAGTIGSFENGAPNDKIDLVFAFNTDDSPARRDELYDKIDSIVRDYTNRGIGVRLGYVTFDSTGMTTPTTFENVSLNANGVYVPDLQAFKDHIGYTLLGTGISFNNTTATGVAAPALQDAQIAADAVDTLTDWRNVSRQFIVYSNNSVDTTGLNTLGTQLKNDRINTVVISDISNKMALKGFTDASGGRFIDNASSDTTVIDSVSEGIRNSIYGNIIDSNDIVSNLKNKMNLLVNTLTREVNSLHRSGFTLDGVNGVDFFVPINPYYPMQMGNIMINPKLSDLKNIVTSINGSVGDNTVAASIYSLRHKAILGNTSNIQNMDDFYRSIIGDIGNGGSEARTASIGQTTLVNSADSARQSITSVSMDEEMTNMMKYQFAYNAAARVLNVFDEMFDSIVNRLGLVGR from the coding sequence ATGGGCGTAAGTTTTGCCAGTATTGAGATAGCCAGATCAGGACTCTATGTAAATGATAGAGGATTGTCCGTTACGGGACATAATATATCCAATGTAAATACACCCGGGTATGTAAGACAGCAGTTGGTATTAAAGGATTCTCATTATCAGAAGGAAAGCGGTTATGAGCTTGGTTTGGGTGCGGATGTCCAAAAAATCAGGCAAATCAGGCATTCATTTTTGGACAATGTCTACAGAATTGAAAGTGAGAGCCTTGGGTACTGGGAAACAAGGGAGAAAACATTTACCGATATACAGGCCATAATGGGTGAACCAATGAATGATGGGCTTCAGACTGTAATGAACCAGTACTGGGACTCCTGGCATGAGCTTTCAAAAAATCCTGAGAGCCTTACCACAAGAGCACTGGTACGTCAAAGAGGAGAATCTTTGGTCCATTACATGAATCACTTGGGAAATCAGTTTGACAAGCTGCAGTCTGATTTGGATTCTGAAATTAGGATAAAAGTTGCAGAGATTAACGGTATAACAAAAAATATTGCTGATCTTAACGTAAAGATATTGTCTATTGAGACTGCAGGAGACAGTGCAAATGATTTGAGAGATCAGAGAAACCTGCTGTTAGATAGGGTATCCAAACTTGCGGACTGTGTCATTAATGAAACACAGGATGGTCAGATAGATATAACAATCGGGGGATATTTTCTTGTAAACCGCGGAGTAAGTGAAAGATTGAAAATCGTAGAAAATGAGCCTGGAAGTATGTTTTCTGCAGTGGCATTGGAAAAGACAGGTACCATTGTTCCCATAAAAAATGGTGTAATAAAAGGTCTTATGGAATCAAGAGGGGAAGTAGCAGGAACAATAGGCAGCTTTGAAAACGGAGCTCCCAATGACAAAATTGACCTGGTATTTGCATTTAATACAGATGACAGCCCGGCAAGAAGAGACGAGCTGTATGACAAAATCGATTCTATCGTAAGGGATTACACCAATAGGGGTATTGGGGTCAGACTAGGTTATGTTACATTTGACAGTACAGGTATGACAACACCCACTACATTTGAGAATGTATCACTTAACGCAAACGGGGTCTATGTACCAGATCTGCAAGCGTTTAAGGATCATATAGGATATACCCTGCTTGGTACAGGTATAAGCTTTAACAATACAACTGCAACCGGTGTGGCTGCTCCGGCACTGCAAGATGCCCAAATTGCGGCAGACGCGGTAGATACTCTTACCGATTGGAGAAATGTGTCAAGACAATTTATAGTTTATTCAAACAATTCGGTAGATACAACCGGGCTGAATACATTGGGAACCCAGCTTAAGAATGACAGGATAAATACCGTAGTTATTTCCGATATATCTAATAAGATGGCCTTAAAGGGATTCACTGATGCAAGCGGGGGAAGATTTATAGATAATGCATCTTCCGATACCACTGTTATAGACAGTGTTTCAGAAGGAATAAGAAATAGTATATACGGAAATATAATCGATTCAAATGATATAGTATCCAACCTGAAAAACAAGATGAATCTCCTGGTTAATACATTGACAAGGGAAGTAAACAGCCTTCATAGAAGCGGATTTACATTGGACGGGGTAAATGGAGTAGATTTCTTTGTTCCAATCAATCCGTATTACCCGATGCAAATGGGGAATATAATGATAAATCCAAAGCTATCGGATTTAAAAAATATTGTTACATCAATAAATGGCTCTGTGGGCGACAATACAGTAGCGGCAAGCATTTATAGCTTAAGACATAAGGCTATCCTTGGCAATACCTCCAATATTCAGAATATGGATGACTTCTACCGCTCTATTATAGGAGATATCGGTAACGGAGGGTCAGAGGCCCGTACTGCATCCATAGGACAGACTACTTTAGTGAATTCTGCAGACAGTGCACGACAATCTATTACCAGTGTTTCGATGGATGAAGAAATGACTAACATGATGAAATATCAGTTTGCATATAACGCAGCAGCCAGAGTGCTCAACGTTTTTGATGAAATGTTTGATTCAATAGTCAATAGGTTAGGACTTGTGGGAAGGTAA
- a CDS encoding flagellar protein FlgN, with the protein MDSIFNELIVTLDQELDIYKEIFSTSTEKTAVIVDGKVSELEKIVQAEQKLIIKITQIENQREIIIYKMSKALKMKTDEINLTKLIEMTDGPLKDKLLERQEGLNKLICGLKELNDLNSKLIRNSLDYINFSLNLFADAGSQDNNYGIDGEKSSVKSESRFDFKI; encoded by the coding sequence TTGGATTCAATATTTAATGAATTAATTGTTACTCTAGATCAGGAACTTGACATATACAAAGAAATTTTTAGCACTTCCACAGAAAAAACAGCAGTCATAGTTGATGGAAAGGTAAGTGAGCTGGAAAAAATAGTTCAGGCAGAGCAAAAACTTATTATTAAAATTACCCAGATAGAGAACCAAAGGGAGATTATTATTTATAAGATGTCAAAAGCTTTAAAGATGAAGACTGATGAAATAAATCTGACTAAACTTATTGAAATGACGGATGGGCCTTTAAAGGACAAGCTTTTAGAACGTCAGGAAGGACTAAACAAGCTTATTTGTGGGCTTAAGGAGCTTAATGATCTAAACTCCAAACTTATTAGAAATTCACTGGACTATATTAATTTTTCATTGAATCTTTTTGCAGATGCAGGAAGCCAGGACAACAATTACGGTATTGATGGGGAAAAGTCAAGTGTTAAATCGGAAAGCAGATTTGACTTTAAAATTTAG
- the flgM gene encoding flagellar biosynthesis anti-sigma factor FlgM: MRINGDVSKVSGIYNKTKNVGKVDKTEATSAKKDILSISNQAKDFQTALKALKDIPDIRQDKVKSIQEKYDKGEYNISSGDLADKLIDSINNKNSQQ; this comes from the coding sequence ATGAGAATTAATGGAGATGTTTCAAAAGTCTCCGGGATCTACAACAAGACCAAAAATGTAGGTAAGGTTGACAAAACAGAAGCAACATCAGCAAAAAAGGATATCTTATCAATATCCAACCAGGCTAAGGACTTCCAGACAGCGTTGAAAGCATTAAAGGACATTCCGGATATCAGGCAGGACAAGGTTAAAAGCATACAGGAGAAGTACGACAAAGGAGAATACAATATAAGCAGTGGTGATTTGGCAGATAAGTTAATTGATTCAATAAATAATAAAAATAGCCAGCAGTAG
- a CDS encoding MerR family transcriptional regulator — translation MPDIRNCKRCGQIYNYAGKPICPDCIKADEDDFKRVKEYLYKYPGTSMAKVSEDLEISVQKITRYLREGRLEISGGEANMILSCESCGKSIRSGRFCDICAGGLTKDLKKTADEISESVSSDTSGKKGFEMRFLNKNEKNK, via the coding sequence ATGCCGGACATTAGAAATTGTAAAAGATGCGGGCAAATCTATAATTACGCTGGAAAACCGATTTGCCCCGATTGTATTAAGGCTGACGAGGACGATTTTAAGAGGGTAAAGGAATATCTTTATAAATACCCGGGAACTTCAATGGCCAAGGTTTCAGAAGATCTGGAAATAAGTGTGCAGAAAATCACCAGGTATTTAAGGGAAGGACGACTAGAGATTTCGGGCGGGGAAGCCAATATGATATTATCCTGTGAGTCCTGCGGCAAATCCATTAGGAGTGGAAGATTCTGCGATATCTGTGCTGGAGGGCTTACAAAGGATTTGAAAAAAACGGCTGATGAGATTAGTGAATCAGTTTCTTCTGACACAAGTGGGAAAAAGGGATTTGAGATGAGATTTTTAAATAAAAATGAAAAAAATAAATAA
- a CDS encoding ComF family protein, whose protein sequence is MVKQLINLIFPMKCIFCGELLEFSKEISICDDCYGNILFLEDRVFELGPMYSFDNCICLCEYNGIMKDALRRYKFRNKSVYYRTFGRLLALKIIKVIKVKNEDIIMSIPLNKDRQIERGYNQSYLISRYISKVLRISEKSYVLKKIKSTGVQSLMNKSLRARNVEGAFRVVYPEKVKGRKVFLVDDILTTGSTLSECSRVLKESGAIEVTAVAIASGKKFI, encoded by the coding sequence ATGGTGAAACAACTTATTAATTTGATATTTCCGATGAAATGCATATTTTGCGGGGAACTGCTAGAGTTTAGCAAAGAAATTTCCATATGTGATGATTGCTACGGAAATATACTCTTTCTTGAGGACAGGGTCTTTGAATTAGGACCCATGTATTCATTTGATAACTGCATATGTCTTTGTGAATACAATGGTATAATGAAGGATGCACTAAGGCGTTATAAATTCAGGAACAAATCTGTATATTACAGGACTTTTGGAAGGCTTTTGGCACTAAAGATAATAAAAGTTATCAAGGTCAAAAATGAAGACATAATAATGAGTATTCCACTAAATAAAGACAGGCAAATTGAAAGAGGATATAACCAATCATATTTGATTTCCAGATATATCAGCAAGGTATTAAGGATTAGTGAAAAGTCTTATGTTTTAAAAAAGATAAAAAGTACTGGAGTCCAAAGTCTGATGAATAAGAGTTTAAGGGCTAGAAACGTAGAGGGGGCCTTTAGGGTTGTTTATCCGGAAAAGGTTAAAGGAAGGAAAGTGTTTTTGGTTGACGATATATTGACTACCGGAAGTACTTTATCGGAATGCAGCAGAGTTCTTAAAGAATCAGGTGCAATAGAAGTTACTGCTGTTGCCATTGCTTCAGGCAAAAAGTTTATATAA
- a CDS encoding ATP-dependent RecD-like DNA helicase, with translation MNALVTIEGIVEDIIYTNEANGYTVCDVKDDKEIITAVGFMPFISIGESIKIIGKWVEHPDYGEQLKVECYEKLLPKTADAIEKYLASGVLKGIGPATAAKIVKKFGDDTLNIIGFKPQQLSLIRGISLEKAIKIGQDFNEQQGLRNVMLFFQEYGISPVHSMKIYKIFGDRAIDEIKENPYKLSEQIFGITFKIADRLAMSLGIDPMSIYRVCSGIKHVLTQSAVNGHTYLPEEKLLELTSQLLEVEIDQIRDACIKLLLDKAIYMDKSAEGNRVYLSTFYNAELSVCKRLIGLSTVEFKNDAIELEKRINDIQEEEGIVFAENQLVAVKEALAHGVIVITGGPGTGKTTIIKSIIKLMQRDGFNVALTAPTGRAAKRMTETTGFEAKTIHRLLEIGYSSDNDEMVFTKSDSNPIEADAIIVDEMSMVDIILMNSLLKAIEPGTRLILVGDVDQLPSVGPGCVLKDIISSNMIGIVRLTEIFRQAEESMIVVNAHRINKGDLPHLNVKGKDFFFMPRNSGDQIVSTIAELCYKRLPAKYDYDPMKQIQVLTPTKKGPTGVLNMNKVLQKYLNPEERTKREKAYRDFVFREGDRVMQIRNNYTIRWEKSGLFTSEGQGVFNGDTGIIIEIDNDEHFVKVLFDDDKIVEYDFSILDELELAYAITIHKSQGSEFPAVIIPLYSGPEILLTRNLLYTAITRAKDMVILVGYENVLRLMINNLKEMQRYSSLSERLISGFAGICF, from the coding sequence GTGAATGCATTAGTTACTATAGAAGGAATCGTTGAAGATATTATATATACAAATGAAGCAAATGGCTATACTGTTTGCGATGTAAAGGATGATAAAGAAATAATAACTGCCGTAGGATTTATGCCTTTTATCAGTATCGGAGAGTCCATAAAAATTATAGGTAAGTGGGTTGAACATCCCGATTACGGTGAACAGCTAAAGGTGGAGTGTTATGAAAAGCTTCTGCCAAAGACAGCTGATGCTATTGAAAAATATCTTGCATCGGGGGTGCTAAAGGGAATAGGGCCTGCTACGGCGGCTAAAATAGTTAAGAAATTCGGAGATGATACATTAAATATAATAGGTTTCAAGCCTCAGCAATTATCGCTGATTAGAGGCATCAGCCTAGAAAAGGCTATTAAGATAGGACAAGACTTCAATGAGCAGCAGGGGCTTAGAAATGTCATGCTCTTTTTTCAGGAGTATGGTATAAGCCCTGTCCATTCTATGAAAATATATAAGATTTTTGGGGATAGGGCTATTGACGAAATAAAAGAAAACCCATATAAGCTCTCGGAGCAAATTTTCGGAATAACATTTAAAATTGCAGATAGGCTGGCAATGAGTCTTGGTATTGATCCAATGTCCATATACAGGGTATGCAGCGGAATTAAACATGTCTTGACTCAATCTGCCGTGAATGGACATACTTATCTTCCGGAAGAAAAACTTCTTGAGCTTACATCACAGCTTTTGGAAGTTGAAATTGATCAGATAAGGGATGCCTGCATAAAGCTTCTTTTGGATAAAGCCATTTATATGGATAAAAGTGCGGAGGGTAATAGGGTATATCTAAGTACATTCTATAATGCTGAACTGTCTGTGTGCAAAAGATTGATAGGGCTTTCCACCGTTGAATTTAAAAATGATGCTATAGAGTTGGAAAAAAGGATAAATGACATTCAGGAGGAAGAAGGAATTGTATTTGCCGAAAACCAGCTTGTGGCAGTAAAAGAGGCCTTGGCCCATGGAGTAATTGTAATTACTGGAGGACCGGGAACTGGGAAAACCACCATAATAAAAAGCATAATAAAGCTCATGCAAAGGGACGGCTTTAATGTCGCACTTACTGCTCCCACGGGCAGAGCTGCAAAGAGGATGACTGAAACTACAGGTTTTGAAGCTAAGACTATTCATAGGCTGCTGGAAATCGGATACAGCTCCGATAATGATGAAATGGTTTTTACCAAGTCTGACTCAAACCCAATTGAGGCAGATGCCATAATAGTGGATGAGATGTCAATGGTTGATATAATACTTATGAACAGTCTTTTAAAAGCTATTGAACCTGGAACGAGGCTCATACTGGTTGGAGATGTTGACCAGCTGCCTTCGGTGGGACCGGGTTGTGTGCTAAAGGACATTATATCCAGCAATATGATTGGAATAGTAAGATTGACTGAAATTTTCAGACAAGCTGAAGAAAGTATGATAGTGGTTAATGCACACAGGATAAATAAGGGGGATTTGCCGCACTTAAATGTAAAGGGCAAGGATTTCTTTTTTATGCCGCGAAATAGTGGAGATCAAATTGTTTCCACCATTGCAGAACTATGCTATAAAAGGCTTCCTGCAAAATACGACTACGATCCCATGAAGCAAATACAGGTCCTTACACCTACAAAGAAAGGGCCTACTGGTGTGTTGAACATGAACAAAGTGCTGCAAAAATACCTGAATCCTGAGGAGCGGACAAAGAGGGAGAAAGCATACAGGGATTTTGTATTCCGTGAAGGTGACAGGGTTATGCAAATAAGAAATAATTATACTATCAGATGGGAAAAGTCTGGGCTTTTTACCAGTGAGGGTCAAGGAGTATTTAATGGAGATACAGGCATTATTATCGAAATTGATAATGATGAGCATTTTGTGAAGGTCTTGTTTGATGATGACAAAATTGTTGAGTATGACTTCAGTATTTTAGATGAGTTAGAGCTTGCTTACGCTATTACTATTCATAAAAGCCAGGGAAGTGAATTTCCGGCGGTAATTATTCCTTTATACAGCGGACCTGAGATACTTCTTACTAGGAATCTTCTTTATACAGCTATTACTAGGGCTAAGGATATGGTTATACTTGTGGGTTATGAAAATGTCCTCAGGCTTATGATAAATAATCTAAAAGAGATGCAGAGATATTCAAGCCTTTCGGAAAGGCTAATTAGTGGGTTTGCAGGAATATGCTTCTAA
- the metK gene encoding methionine adenosyltransferase, whose protein sequence is MGRILFTSESVTEGHPDKICDQVSDAVLDAIYEKDPNARVACETAVTTGLVLVMGEITTSCYVDIPKIVRNTIKEIGYDRAKYGFDSETCSVITSIDEQSPDIAMGVDKALEAKKGEMTDAQIEAIGAGDQGMMFGFACDETPELMPMPISLAHKLVKKLSDIRKAGVVNYLRPDGKSQVTVEYENDRPVRIDTVVISTQHSADVEHDTIEKDIVEHVIRPVIPAELIDSNTKFLINPTGRFVVGGPQGDSGLTGRKIIVDTYGGYARHGGGAFSGKDPTKVDRSAAYAARYVAKNIVAAGLARKCEVQLAYAIGVAKPVSILVETFGTGKISEDKLVKLVQKNFDLRPAGIIKTLNLRRPIYRKTAAYGHFGRTDAELSWEMTDKAEVLKKEAELI, encoded by the coding sequence ATGGGAAGAATTTTATTTACTTCAGAATCAGTTACAGAAGGGCATCCGGATAAAATCTGTGATCAGGTATCTGACGCAGTTTTAGATGCTATATATGAAAAAGACCCTAATGCGAGAGTAGCTTGTGAAACGGCAGTAACAACAGGTCTTGTCCTGGTTATGGGGGAGATTACCACAAGTTGTTATGTTGACATCCCAAAGATAGTAAGAAATACCATAAAGGAAATAGGTTATGACAGGGCAAAATACGGTTTTGACAGTGAAACGTGTTCTGTTATTACATCAATAGACGAGCAATCACCTGATATTGCAATGGGAGTGGACAAGGCTCTTGAGGCAAAAAAAGGCGAGATGACAGATGCCCAAATTGAAGCGATTGGTGCAGGTGATCAAGGTATGATGTTTGGATTTGCTTGTGATGAAACCCCTGAACTTATGCCTATGCCTATTTCATTGGCACATAAGCTTGTTAAGAAGCTGAGCGATATAAGAAAGGCTGGAGTAGTTAATTATTTGAGACCTGACGGTAAATCACAGGTTACGGTTGAGTATGAAAACGACAGGCCTGTGAGGATAGACACTGTTGTAATATCTACACAGCATAGTGCTGACGTTGAGCATGACACAATTGAAAAAGATATAGTTGAGCATGTTATTAGACCGGTAATCCCAGCAGAACTTATAGACTCAAATACAAAGTTCCTTATCAATCCAACAGGAAGGTTTGTTGTAGGAGGTCCTCAGGGAGACTCCGGACTGACAGGAAGAAAAATAATAGTAGATACGTATGGCGGATATGCAAGACATGGAGGCGGAGCTTTCTCAGGAAAGGACCCCACAAAGGTTGACCGTTCAGCAGCATACGCAGCAAGGTATGTAGCAAAGAATATAGTTGCTGCAGGGTTGGCAAGAAAATGTGAAGTTCAGCTGGCATATGCCATAGGTGTTGCTAAACCGGTATCAATCTTGGTTGAAACTTTTGGAACAGGCAAAATCTCAGAGGACAAGCTGGTTAAATTGGTTCAAAAGAACTTTGATTTAAGGCCGGCAGGTATAATTAAGACATTAAATCTCAGAAGACCTATTTATAGAAAAACAGCTGCATACGGACACTTTGGACGCACTGATGCTGAATTGTCATGGGAAATGACTGATAAGGCTGAAGTGCTCAAAAAGGAAGCAGAGTTAATATAA
- the ftsH gene encoding ATP-dependent zinc metalloprotease FtsH, whose amino-acid sequence MKYFKGISFYIVLLVIILAILSIFSLSQDPESKTYTHLLSQLDKVQSISLEGNKATVITNKAAGGAKYTVIIPSIDKFLEEVNPYIKNNQIALEGKPLSTAPWWVTILPTVGLIVIFILFWVFFLQQSQGGGGNRVMSFGKSRAKMSVDEKKKVTFEDVAGADEEKEELKEIVEFLKQPRKFVELGARIPKGVLLVGPPGTGKTLLAKAVSGEAGVPFFSISGSDFVEMFVGVGASRVRDLFEQAKKSSPCIVFIDEIDAVGRHRGAGLGGGHDEREQTLNQLLVEMDGFGLNEGVIILAATNRPDILDPALLRPGRFDRRVVVGYPDIKGREQILKVHARGKPLGEDVKLDDIAKNTSGFTGADLENLLNEAALLAARKDKKVITYEEIKEATFKVVMGPEKKSRVMSEKEKKLTAYHEAGHAIAIKLVSSTDRVDRISIIPSGMAGGYVFGRPEEDLSYRTKSQLLESIVVSLGGRAAEEIILGEISTGASSDLKHANGVARDIIIKYGMSESLSNLIFRNENDEVFIGRDFAQSKNYSEETASIIDREVKSIIDNAYERTLSILKENINRLHVVAKTLMEKEKLEGPEFEEIFASA is encoded by the coding sequence TTGAAGTATTTCAAGGGAATAAGTTTTTATATAGTGCTTTTGGTTATAATATTGGCTATCTTATCAATATTTAGTTTAAGCCAGGATCCAGAATCAAAAACCTATACACATTTGTTGTCACAGCTTGACAAAGTTCAGTCCATCTCGTTAGAAGGGAATAAAGCGACTGTAATTACAAATAAGGCCGCTGGTGGAGCGAAGTACACAGTCATTATTCCATCCATTGATAAGTTCTTGGAGGAAGTCAATCCCTACATCAAGAACAATCAGATAGCATTGGAAGGAAAACCGCTTTCAACAGCTCCGTGGTGGGTTACAATTCTGCCGACTGTAGGTCTTATAGTTATATTCATACTGTTCTGGGTATTCTTTTTGCAGCAGTCTCAGGGCGGAGGCGGAAACAGGGTTATGTCCTTTGGTAAAAGCCGAGCCAAAATGAGTGTTGATGAAAAGAAAAAGGTGACATTTGAAGACGTTGCCGGAGCAGATGAAGAAAAGGAAGAATTAAAAGAAATTGTAGAGTTCCTAAAACAGCCTAGAAAGTTTGTTGAGCTTGGTGCAAGGATACCTAAGGGGGTACTGCTTGTGGGACCTCCAGGAACAGGTAAAACCTTACTGGCCAAAGCGGTTTCAGGCGAAGCAGGCGTTCCGTTTTTTAGCATAAGCGGTTCTGACTTCGTGGAAATGTTTGTGGGTGTAGGTGCATCAAGGGTAAGGGATTTATTTGAACAGGCAAAAAAGAGCTCTCCATGTATTGTGTTTATAGATGAAATAGATGCTGTTGGACGTCACAGAGGTGCAGGCCTTGGCGGAGGACATGACGAACGTGAACAAACCCTCAATCAGCTCCTTGTTGAAATGGATGGTTTTGGACTGAATGAAGGTGTAATCATACTTGCAGCTACCAATAGACCTGATATTTTGGACCCAGCATTGCTAAGACCTGGAAGGTTTGACAGAAGGGTTGTTGTTGGATATCCAGACATAAAGGGAAGAGAACAGATACTTAAGGTGCATGCTAGAGGAAAGCCATTAGGCGAGGATGTAAAGCTGGATGATATTGCTAAAAACACATCGGGATTTACCGGAGCTGATCTTGAAAACCTTCTTAACGAAGCAGCACTCTTAGCTGCAAGAAAAGACAAGAAGGTTATAACATATGAAGAAATAAAAGAGGCTACGTTCAAAGTTGTTATGGGTCCTGAAAAGAAGAGCCGCGTAATGAGCGAAAAAGAAAAGAAGCTTACTGCTTATCATGAAGCAGGTCATGCAATTGCGATAAAGTTGGTTTCTTCTACAGATAGAGTAGACAGAATATCCATAATTCCGTCCGGAATGGCCGGTGGATATGTATTCGGAAGGCCTGAAGAAGATTTAAGCTATCGTACAAAGAGCCAGCTTCTTGAATCCATTGTCGTTTCCCTTGGAGGAAGAGCTGCTGAAGAAATAATTTTAGGAGAGATAAGTACAGGTGCTTCAAGTGATTTAAAACATGCTAATGGAGTTGCAAGAGACATAATCATTAAATATGGTATGAGCGAGAGTTTGAGCAACCTTATTTTCAGAAATGAAAATGATGAAGTGTTTATCGGAAGAGATTTTGCACAATCAAAGAATTACAGTGAAGAAACAGCTTCCATAATTGACAGGGAAGTAAAGAGCATTATCGATAATGCATATGAGAGGACATTAAGCATACTGAAAGAGAATATCAACAGACTTCATGTTGTTGCTAAGACTCTAATGGAGAAAGAGAAACTTGAGGGTCCCGAATTTGAAGAAATATTTGCAAGTGCATAA
- the hpt gene encoding hypoxanthine phosphoribosyltransferase: MNGIKQILISKEELGKKVKELGNKISNDYEGKDLILVGVLKGGFVFLADLIRELKIPVEIDFISVSSYGSSSKSSGVVRIIKDIDISITNKHVMIVEDIADTGLTLKYLKEMLQTRGPADIKIIAALDKPSRRKVEIDLDYKGFTIPDEFVIGYGLDYAGKYRNLPDLCILDEEVYK, from the coding sequence TTGAACGGTATTAAACAGATATTGATTAGCAAAGAAGAGTTAGGCAAAAAAGTTAAGGAATTGGGAAATAAAATATCCAATGACTATGAGGGTAAGGATCTTATACTGGTTGGTGTACTCAAGGGAGGATTCGTATTTTTGGCTGATCTTATAAGAGAGTTAAAAATCCCTGTTGAAATTGATTTTATATCGGTATCAAGCTATGGTAGCTCCTCAAAATCCTCAGGAGTTGTTAGGATTATAAAGGATATAGATATTTCAATAACCAATAAGCATGTAATGATTGTTGAAGATATTGCAGACACTGGACTTACGCTGAAGTACCTAAAAGAAATGCTGCAAACAAGAGGACCTGCTGACATAAAAATCATTGCGGCACTTGATAAGCCTTCAAGAAGAAAGGTTGAAATCGATCTTGATTATAAAGGATTTACTATACCTGATGAGTTTGTAATAGGATATGGGCTGGATTATGCAGGCAAGTATAGGAATCTTCCGGATCTATGTATACTTGATGAAGAAGTGTATAAATAA